In Caretta caretta isolate rCarCar2 chromosome 15, rCarCar1.hap1, whole genome shotgun sequence, the genomic stretch CATCTTCACTCTAGAAATTAGACAAGTGATTTATagaaaaagattaaaatattATTAACAGTCAAAATATTAATGTATTATAGCTGTTTAAGCTTCATACAAGACCTTTTACTTGGCTGTTTGTAGCAGCTGGCAATAATGATTAGCAATAATATGAACTACGTGCCAGAAGGGGCATTCAAGTGTAATGACATTTAGCAAAATTGATTAATTTTAAGTAAGTTCCCCTCACCTATGAAAAACATTAATATTGAATTATACTAAACATCTGCTCAGCTTTAAAAAAAGCTAGACTGAAATCAACATTTGGATATTTAACAGTAAGGTAGAACAATTTAAAGTTGGAGGTGAAATCCAGTAACAACtggaatttttttctaatttactaGTCTGATCATCACTTCACTCCCAAATAATAAAACATGTTTCTTCCTTATtctcaatggattttttttttattagtacaaagtagggctgtcgatcaaaagcagttaactcatgcgattaactcaaaataaaaaaaattaatcgcgattaatcgcactgttaaacaatagaataccaactgaaatttattcaatattttcgaTATTTTCATTTATATATTGCATCGTATTGTAATTGAtttcaaagtgtatattattttttattacaaatatttgcactgtaaaaaaaacagaggacatgcttccatgctgatgatgctcattaaaaagtgttaattaaatttgtgactgaattccttgaggtagaattgtatgtcccctgcttcGCTTTACCTgccttctgccatatatttcatattatagcatatatttcatattatagcagccgcagatgatgacccagcacatgtttttcattttaagaacactgcagatttgacaaaacgcaaagaaggtaccaatgtgagatttctaaagataactacagcacttgaccccaaggtttaaaaatctgaagtgccttccaaaatctaagagggaCGAGGTATGAAGAacactttcagaagtcttaaaagagcaaccttctgctggtggcatctgactcagataatgaaaatgaacatgcattggtccacactgctttggattgttatcaagcagcaGTGAAGCATGTCCCCTGGtatggtggttaaagcatgaagggacatatgaatctttagtgcatctggcacataaatatcttgtgacaccggctgcaacagtgccatgagaacgcctgttctcactttcaggtgacattgtaaacaagaagtgggcagcattatctcctgaaaatgttaaagaaacttgtttgtctgagtgatcggctaaacaagaagtaggactgagcggagttgcaggctctaaaattttacattgcttttttttttaattccggttttttgtacctaattctacatATGCAAGttctactttcatgataaagagattgcactacagtacttgtattaggcaaattgaaaattatttcttttgtttttttacagtgcaaatacttgtaatcaaaaataaatacaaagtgagcactgtacactttgtagtctgtgttgtaactgaaatcaatttgaaaatgtagaaaacatccaaaaatattattgtgattaatttttttaaaatcacttgacagccctcgTACAAAAAAGAATAATCTGAATTAAATTTATATACATATCTGCAATTACTAAATAATACCTTTAATAACCCTGTGCAGCTAACTACGGATGGTGAATATTGAGTTGAGTTAAACTACAATGGTTTCTGTTCCAAGCCATGACAGACAATTTAGTCAGAATCTCCTCAAAGCAAGTTCAAGAACTTCTACTTGAATTGGGAAGTATTTCTGATTTAAATTCACAAACAGCATCTTAACATGAATTCAAGTTTTAAATTTTGGAAAACCCCAAAATGTGGTTTCAGCTATTTTTAAGCAATTTCAATGGATATCAGTCAGTCATAAAACACACTCTTAAGGAATATTAAGATTATAGACCCAAATACAAAGAAATTCAGAACTCCATACCTTAATGCCCATTAGTTTTCTGAATTTGACATTTTGGTCCTTGTTTCCAAAATTCAATTTCTCCCATATTTCTGCAGACTGTGATTTATCCTACAAGAATAGGAAACAATTACACAAATTTAAAAGTTTTTCAGAACATTTCCAATAAAGTTACAACTCAAGTAGTAACAAACAGACAGAAAGATGCCTTAAAAAGATTGACACTAAGGGGTCTAGACAATGGCCTACTTTGGTGGTATTATTCTCTATTGCCATATAGAAGTTCCCAGTTCAAATTTTTAGTCCAGGTCTGGTGTTGTAGGTCAAGAAAGGGAGGAAGTGCTGTTGAAACACTAAACCCTCATTATAACTGCTCAGAAGCAACATTTCTTACAACTAAGCAGGAGTTCTGATGAGCTCCAGAAGGGAAGCTGGTTCATGATTATCCTTCCCAGATAACACTTACTGCTTTGAACATATTGGTGGTGACAGACTGAGTCCCCCTGAACTTCTTTATTGCAGTAGAGCTGATGGGACATGAACATGTGTAGTTTATCTTTACTATTATACTTTATGGGACACTGGAGTTTTTCTGGCTGGCAATGTCTCTTATTTTGTCCAACAGCATAGTTTGAAGCTTTCGCTACTTTTCAATCTTTCACTCTATAATAGACACTAAGTAGAAAGTGAAATTTGAAAAATCCAAATATAAAAAGTAACCTGAACTTTTTATTAAGGTAATTTGGTGGCAATGAATCTGATGTACCACAAACTCTTTATAGCAACATATGGTGTTTACAACCACTAAACACTAATACCAAATCCTTGGCACTGGGAGGTGGAAAGTTGAAACTCTACTCAAATTCAACTACCCtcaaaaccttttattttttaattcaaagaTCTGTATTTTTGTAAATACTATTATAAATGTGACAGCCTAAAACGAATAAGGATTTAAAGACTACAAATTTGCAATTTTATAAGCACAAAATTGTTATCATATTAATGTGCTGCTTTATACCCAAGACATTGTTTTCTAGGCTGCAGAATTCATTTACTGTAAGCCTGCAGTGTGCCAGAAAAACAGCTTATCCAAAGTAAATAATCCAACTTTCACAGTGATGGTATGACAGAAATAATGTtctggggggggtggtggggtgaggggggtgtcAAAGCAGGATAACAGGCTGCATAagcattatattttaattttgtcaGAACGTTACTTCATGGAAACCAAGAGCTTTTACTTCGTGTCTTTAGGCTTAAAACAGGCTGCATATCCCATAGCAAAGACCATCTTGCAATTGATATTTACTTGCAACCTTTATGCAACCcaagaaatttattttaaaatttaattatgcCTTAGGAGCAGTctgggtacttatatggcccccatcactaaCATCTGACATTCAAGGAGTAGGTCATTTCTTATTTCCTACACTCCAAATTTAATGTTGTGCTGTTGCTAACAGAAATAGTCAGTGTTACCAAGCAATTTCATTCTTCTCAGTTTAATCTTGTCCCACagaaagcaaacattttaaacagatttatatTAAGATGCTTCCACACTAAAAGTAGAAAAGAGAGAATTAccccttcttttttcccttgCCAGAGCATTTTCCGCTTTTTCTCCTGCTCAGCAAACTTCATCGGGTTCACTGCTGCTGGGTTATAATAGCTAGGTACTGCTATTCCAGTCTCTGCCAGTGCTTTTGCTTGTAGTGCTGCCATTTGAGCTGCCATAGCTATTTGAGGAGTTACTTGTGTTCCTGATGCCAGAAGAGCAGCAACATTGATGACAGAACCCccagtggcagcagctgctgaagagaaagaaaaaaaaaaggggggggggagaaggtggAGGGAAATTAAAGTAAATGTTAAAGTTTTGAATAAATTTTCAACACGAGGAATAATCAGTTAGAGCAACACTCCAGTATAATTTTAGCAATTGTTTCTACCTTGCATTATTAGAAAATAGATGGAAAATGTAAGGATGAGACATGGGATACACTTTAGAAAATAGCAAGGTTTATGTTAAAAATGGAAGTCTGCAATGAATTTTAGTGAAATGGAGTTAATTTAACATTACATTAAAACTCCCCTTGTATTCTTttagacaattaaaaaaaactaggtATACCAAGTTCACAAAATTTGTTTCTGAACCAATAGCTAAAAAAGAAGAACTGCACATCCCTCATCACTTTTAAGCAATGAACAATTAAAAGCCAGAAGATAGTGATGTATACTTTTTGGAATAAGTATAATATGTAATATAGCACTTGACTGGAATACCATATGGGAAACTAGAGCACTATTCTTCAATACAATTCTCTCATTTCCTCGGCCAACAGGGGCTCAGGAATGCTCTTGGGTGCTTGTTCAGGCATGGGGTGTGGAAAGTGTCCCCCCTCCAAATAATTAACATGCAGAGTTCTTGTTATCAAGTCATCCTCAGGATGGTGATTGTGGTGCTGGGCACTGATGGAAACAATAAAATCCCCAACAGGAAGTTTTCAAACATTTTCTCATGCAATTGAACACCATATGATCCAAGTTACCATAATTAACCACTGAATAAGGGAAAAAGGGTTAGAGGTATTTCAGTTGGTTCTGCAGAACTGTTTAAGTCCAAGATCTAACAAAGCTACATCCTATTTTTCCTCCCCTTACTGTTCCGTACGAATACTTTAGgtaaaaaatttatttatttatttatttattttttaccagcAACGATTTCCTGTTGTTTCTGTTTTTCaaccatttctttttctctctgttcttGCAATTTCTTTGCTCTTTCCAACCTACAAGTGATTTACATAATAAAAAAGTAATTGAAACACATTAACATGCAAAAGATTAGCAATACTGGTCAGCTTCCATACAAATGTCTATTATTTATGTAAGACAAGTCAGAATGAACATGAATTTTACCATTATTTACACAGCAACCTGGAAGCTCTAAGGGGAAACTAAATTGTAAAcatttaaagattaaaaaaaaaaaaaaaaaaaagattacagaTAGTAGCAAACAGATGCTTAGCAGCAGTAAGGAAAATTCTAAGTAAAATTTAACACCACACACAGGCACCAGTAGTGAATTGGTGGTCTTCATCCAGTCTTAAGTGGATTTGCTGTTCAAATCCCCAAAGCCACAACTGGCATTAACTGGCTGATTCCAGTACTGTAAAAAATCTTGTACTGTCACTATTTGCACTGTCCTTAATAGGTAGGGAAAGTACTTCGGTCTGTAGTatttgttagggtttttttaaatgaaattgagTACCTTCTGGCTAATGCTTCCTGTGCATCCATTGCTGTGTTTCGCCCCCTAAAAGGTGGTGGACTTGGACTTCGGCTGTGACTCCTGCTGAACTTTCGGGGTTTTTCaattctcttctttctttctctgtaagTGACCATATTAATAAAAAGATCCATTAGTCACTGAAATAAATCCATGTGTATTTTAATATTCCACAAATAATTTAACATTAAAATCCTTCAACTGCTTTCCAAGGACACAGTGGAGAGTTAAAATGTGGGAAGCACaattacaaatataaaacaatacatcggtggggcgtgggggggagtGAATAAATTAAAATACTGAGGCCAGAATTCTGTAATAGGGGATGTTAGAACACTCAATTCTAAGAACTGAAGTTCCTCCTTATTCATCTCTGACTGAAATCTACAATCTAGAGTTCTTATGCGctatgaaattcaaaattttaaataTGACATAACAGATGCCCATGGGAGCCTCCCTTTTTGAACCAATATCTTAAGATTGCCAGAAACACACGAAGTAATGGTGTGAAATTCAATAAAATGATTGGGGAAGAGTTCCATACCCCACCCAACACTAACAGGTCGATGTCTGtc encodes the following:
- the RSRC2 gene encoding arginine/serine-rich coiled-coil protein 2 isoform X3; translated protein: MIRTNFFLKQARRHESKEKSSKKHKSEDHNEKEHSSDKGRESLNSSENGEDRHKRKERKSSRGKSHSRSRSRERRHRSRSRDRKKSRSRSRERKRRIRSRSRSKSRHRHRSRSRSRTRSRSRERKKRIEKPRKFSRSHSRSPSPPPFRGRNTAMDAQEALARRLERAKKLQEQREKEMVEKQKQQEIVAAAAATGGSVINVAALLASGTQVTPQIAMAAQMAALQAKALAETGIAVPSYYNPAAVNPMKFAEQEKKRKMLWQGKKEGDKSQSAEIWEKLNFGNKDQNVKFRKLMGIKSEDEAGCSSVDEESYKTLKQQEEVFRNLDAQYEMARSQTHTQRGMGLGFTSSMRGMDAI